Proteins encoded together in one Lysinibacter cavernae window:
- a CDS encoding HNH endonuclease family protein encodes MAQTERTRRMAARGSSRTITRSVRRARRWLVVTPVALLALVGSLLLAAANSDTDGMLGGAHGPDSSVLEPAGDGSGVGDGGSIPFPEAVTGKTAAEVLALIPTKGKAPKTGYNRTGVFGEAWSDVDHNGCDTRNDILARDLTNTVAPNGCKIITGTLADPYTGRTIDFVRGDKTSPLVQIDHVVALSNAWQTGAQQLSDAQRLLLANDPLNLLAVDGPTNNQKGDADAAAWLPPAKASRCDYVARQVSVKAIYGLWVTEAERDAIDRVLAGCQGQPALESGL; translated from the coding sequence ATGGCTCAAACCGAACGCACTCGACGCATGGCCGCTCGCGGCTCATCCCGCACCATCACGCGCAGCGTCCGACGGGCTCGGCGCTGGCTTGTGGTGACGCCAGTCGCTCTGCTTGCCCTTGTCGGCTCGCTCCTGCTGGCGGCGGCCAACTCAGACACCGATGGCATGCTTGGCGGGGCTCACGGGCCAGATTCCAGCGTCTTGGAACCGGCGGGCGATGGCTCCGGGGTTGGCGACGGTGGGAGCATCCCCTTCCCCGAGGCGGTTACTGGCAAGACCGCCGCAGAAGTTCTTGCACTGATACCGACGAAGGGCAAAGCCCCGAAGACGGGATACAACCGCACTGGCGTGTTCGGTGAGGCATGGAGCGACGTTGACCACAACGGTTGCGACACCCGAAACGATATCCTGGCCCGCGATCTCACCAACACGGTCGCACCGAATGGCTGCAAGATCATCACCGGCACCCTTGCCGACCCCTACACGGGACGCACAATCGATTTTGTGCGGGGCGATAAGACGTCGCCGCTTGTGCAAATCGATCACGTTGTTGCGCTCTCAAACGCGTGGCAAACCGGTGCCCAGCAGCTCTCGGATGCGCAACGACTGTTGCTCGCCAACGACCCGCTCAACCTGCTCGCCGTCGATGGCCCAACCAATAACCAAAAGGGTGATGCCGATGCTGCCGCGTGGCTGCCACCGGCAAAAGCGAGCCGCTGCGACTACGTCGCTCGCCAGGTTTCGGTGAAAGCGATCTACGGGCTCTGGGTCACCGAGGCAGAGCGCGACGCGATCGACAGGGTGCTCGCCGGATGCCAGGGGCAACCGGCGCTCGAATCCGGGCTCTAG